A single window of Salvia splendens isolate huo1 chromosome 8, SspV2, whole genome shotgun sequence DNA harbors:
- the LOC121742908 gene encoding exosome complex component RRP41-like isoform X2, which produces MQSSEAPRFGPRESKKAMMYSNAGRLNCNVSYTTFASPVRGQTPETKDISAMLHKALEGAIILKSFPKTTVDVFALVLESGGSDLPVITSCASLALADAGIMLYDMVASVSVSCIGKNLLIDPVSEEESHQDGALMITCMPSHNEVTQMTVTGEWSTAKINEAMQLCLDACSKLGKVMRSCLKEAASAPQD; this is translated from the exons ATTTGGCCCCAGGGAAAGTAAGAAAGCTATGATGTATAGTAATGCTGGACGGTTGAATTGTAATGTCAGTTATACAACTTTTGCTTCTCCTGTCCGTGGTCAG ACTCCAGAAACCAAGGATATTTCGGCAATGCTCCACAAAGCTCTGGAGGGCGCCATTATACTAAAATCTTTCCCTAAGACTACTGTTGATGTCTTCGCTTTGGTATTGGAATCTGGAGGAA GTGATCTTCCGGTAATCACGTCGTGTGCCAGTCTTGCTCTTGCGGATGCAGGCATCATGTTGTATGACATGGTTGCCTCTGTTTCTGTG TCATGTATTGGGAAGAATCTTCTCATTGACCCTGTATCAGAAGAAGAAAGCCATCAAGACGGGGCTCTTATGATCACTTGCATGCCATCGCATAATGAGGTCACACAGATGACTGTCACTGGGGAGTGGTCGACAGCTAAGATCAATGAG GCAATGCAGTTATGCCTCGATGCTTGTTCGAAGCTGGGGAAGGTCATGAGATCATGTCTTAAAGAAGCTGCTTCTGCTCCACAGGATTAG